In Acinonyx jubatus isolate Ajub_Pintada_27869175 chromosome A3, VMU_Ajub_asm_v1.0, whole genome shotgun sequence, a genomic segment contains:
- the ODC1 gene encoding ornithine decarboxylase gives MNSFSNAEFDCHFLDEGFTAKDILDQKINEVSSSDDKDAFYVADLGDILKKHLRWLKALPRVTPFYAVKCNDSRTIVKTLAAIGTGFDCASKTEIQLVQSLGVPPERIIYANPCKQVSQIKYAANNGVQMMTFDSEVELMKVARAHPKAKLVLRIATDDSKAVCRLSVKFGATLKTSRLLLERARELNIDVIGVSFHVGSGCTDPETFVQAISDARCVFDMGAEVGFNMCLLDIGGGFPGSEDVKLKFEEITGVINPALDKYFPADSGVRVIAEPGRYYVASAFTLAVNIIAKKLVVKEQTGSDDEDESSEQTFMYYVNDGVYGSFNCILYDHAHVKPLLQKRPKPDEKYYSTSIWGPTCDGLDRIVERCDLPEMHVGDWMLFENMGAYTVAAASTFNGFQRPTIYYVMSGPTWQRMQQIQNHDFPPEAEEQDASALPVSCAWESGMKRPPAACASASINV, from the exons ATGAACAGCTTTAGTAATGCAGAGTTTGACTGCCATTTCCTCGATGAAGGCTTTACTGCCAAGGACATTCTGGACCAAAAAATCAAtgaagtttcctcttct GATGATAAGGATGCCTTCTATGTCGCGGATCTGGGAGATATTCTAAAGAAACATCTGAGATGGTTAAAAGCTCTTCCTCGGGTCACCCCCTTTTACGCAGTTAAATGCAATGATAGCAGAACCATAGTGAAGACCCTAGCTGCCATTGGGACAGGATTCGACTGTGCCAGCAAG ACTGAAATCCAACTGGTGCAGAGTCTCGGGGTGCCTCCGGAGAGGATCATCTATGCAAATCCTTGTAAACAAGTGTCTCAGATTAAGTATGCTGCCAATAACGGAGTCCAGATGATGACTTTCGACAGTGAAGTGGAGTTGATGAAAGTTGCCAGAGCTCACCCAAAGGCAAA GTTGGTTTTGCGGATTGCCACCGATGATTCCAAGGCAGTCTGTCGCCTCAGTGTTAAATTTGGTGCCACACTCAAAACCAGCAGGCTTCTTTTGGAACGGGCGAGGGAGCTAAATATTGATGTCATCGGTGTCAG CTTCCACGTGGGAAGTGGCTGTACCGATCCCGAGACCTTCGTGCAGGCCATCTCTGACGCCCGCTGTGTCTTTGACATGGGG GCTGAGGTTGGTTTCAACATGTGTCTGCTCGATATCGGTGGCGGCTTTCCTGGGTCTGAGGATGTAAAGCTTAAATTTGAAGAg aTCACCGGTGTTATCAACCCCGCCCTGGACAAGTACTTCCCGGCAGACTCGGGGGTGCGAGTCATAGCTGAGCCCGGCAGATACTACGTCGCGTCCGCTTTCACGCTTGCAGTTAATATCATTGCCAAAAAGCTCGTAGTAAAGGAACAGACGGGCTCTGATG ATGAAGATGAATCGAGTGAACAAACCTTTATGTATTACGTGAACGATGGAGTGTATGGATCATTTAATTGCATCCTTTATGATCATGCACACGTGAAGCCCCTTTTGCagaag AGACCCAAACCAGATGAGAAATACTACTCAACCAGCATATGGGGACCAACGTGTGACGGCCTTGATCGCATCGTTGAGCGCTGTGACTTGCCCGAGATGCACGTGGGCGATTGGATGCTCTTTGAAAACATGGGTGCTTACACTGTTGCTGCTGCTTCTACTTTCAACGGGTTCCAGAGGCCAACCATCTACTACGTGATGTCGGGGCCGACATG GCAACGGATGCAGCAGATCCAGAACCACGACTTCCCGCCCGAAGCGGAGGAGCAGGATGCGAGCGCGCTGCCGGTGTCCTGCGCCTGGGAGAGTGGGATGAAGCGCCCCCCGGCCGCCTGCGCCTCGGCCAGCATTAACGTGTAG